One window of the Salmo trutta chromosome 35, fSalTru1.1, whole genome shotgun sequence genome contains the following:
- the LOC115174561 gene encoding kelch repeat and BTB domain-containing protein 11, whose translation MDNSAQCIPDLCLLSADADTPPACHEIEQVDKMALLMQDFVGNIPEIKDPDENQNFGDQCITETNRPLVEMDNGVMGLRCYNGSQPRNGSGNANEDQKHMSLIHCNTPQLNKEQLCSIERDAVEEICRAQADVAHSLGYSLCCLDDETQAQSTPLASEVSGGAVKYHCLIDKASSQVGHKEGSSASVTYCIAAEALTVRQRGQPGSAGQNAVWGESDPDATQGYSALQSRQEGCGYGNGVFASKEETDLVIEVSGKKLEAHKAILAEKSDYFKARQSRDVLRVKGVSFKTLTILVDYIYSGRMEVSKDNIVEVITGAKILQIPCAVQAAVDTMSEQITAENCYDILTIAKKQRLSELKEKAYKYMSDNFLQILRDPGVYGRLTGGERELMITRRMEGKRALMVAEINEVYDGVGSRPTSRENSRPQSPLSVVPLKENRMIYYYNKETKDWKVLTKMPDEINTKGSGICTMYNYLFVAGGIKRQDDKGKVSDRVFCYNPLTDSWSEIRPLTEGRSQLKLVSMDGYLFAIGGECLFTVEKYDPRLDRWRPVAPLPKGAFAIAHEATTCNGEMFVSGGSLFYRLLRYDTKRDDWEECPFNNSRKKSTDMVAFKNFIYRFDVNRDYGVNVFKYNTVVKIWHNSASLEQTNPLPFRCAVIGNTIYCVNKSQTLQFVVEEENEQFLPEALALKAPVEANGSLVPFVLALPKTA comes from the coding sequence ATGGATAACAGTGCCCAGTGCATCCCAGACTTGTGCCTACTCAGTGCTGATGCTGATACACCACCTGCCTGTCACGAGATAGAGCAGGTGGACAAAATGGCTTTGCTGATGCAGGACTTCGTTGGAAATATACCCGAGATAAAAGATCCAGACGAGAATCAAAACTTTGGGGACCAGTGTATTACGGAGACTAATAGACCACTTGTTGAAATGGACAATGGAGTGATGGGTCTTAGATGTTATAATGGTAGCCAACCAAGGAATGGCTCAGGAAATGCAAATGAGGATCAAAAGCATATGTCATTAATACATTGTAATACCCCACAGCTCAACAAAGAACAGCTCTGTTCAATAGAGCGCGATGCGGTAGAGGAGATTTGCCGCGCACAGGCTGACGTGGCGCACAGCCTGGGATATTCCCTCTGCTGCCTGGATGACGAAACGCAAGCACAGAGCACTCCTCTCGCGAGTGAAGTCAGCGGAGGAGCTGTGAAATATCACTGTCTGATTGATAAAGCAAGTTCCCAGGTGGGGCATAAGGAGGGGAGCTCTGCGTCTGTTACCTATTGTATCGCTGCAGAAGCGCTGACAGTACGTCAGCGCGGACAGCCAGGCAGTGCGGGACAGAATGCTGTGTGGGGAGAAAGCGACCCAGACGCTACACAGGGATACTCAGCACTGCAGTCGAGGCAGGAAGGATGTGGATATGGAAACGGAGTCTTTGCTTCTAAAGAGGAGACGGATTTAGTGATTGAAGTGTCTGGAAAGAAACTTGAAGCGCATAAAGCCATTTTGGCTGAGAAAAGTGACTATTTCAAGGCGCGGCAGTCCCGAGACGTATTGCGAGTGAAGGGGGTGAGTTTTAAGACTTTGACCATTTTGGTGGATTACATTTACTCAGGCCGAATGGAGGTTAGTAAGGATAATATTGTAGAGGTCATCACCGGAGCTAAAATATTACAAATCCCCTGCGCGGTTCAAGCTGCTGTTGATACAATGTCGGAGCAGATTACCGCCGAGAACTGCTATGATATTTTGACAATAGCCAAAAAGCAACGTCTCAGCGAGTTGAAGGAGAAAGCCTACAAGTACATGAGTGACAATTTCTTGCAAATACTGCGGGATCCCGGTGTCTATGGGCGTTTGACCGGAGGGGAGAGAGAACTAATGATCACCAGGAGAATGGAGGGAAAGAGGGCGTTGATGGTGGCTGAAATCAACGAGGTGTATGACGGCGTCGGGAGCAGACCTACAAGTCGTGAGAACAGTCGCCCTCAGAGCCCTCTATCCGTAGTGCCCCTGAAGGAGAACCGCATGATCTACTATTACAACAAGGAGACAAAGGACTGGAAAGTGCTGACGAAGATGCcagatgaaatcaacacaaaggGCTCTGGGATATGCACCATGTACAATTACCTATTCGTGGCAGGTGGAATCAAAAGGCAGGACGACAAAGGCAAAGTCTCGGACAGGGTGTTCTGCTACAACCCACTCACTGACAGCTGGAGCGAAATTCGACCGCTCACTGAGGGTCGGTCTCAGCTCAAGCTGGTGTCCATGGACGGCTACCTGTTTGCAATCGGAGGGGAATGTCTCTTTACGGTGGAGAAATATGACCCTCGCCTGGATAGATGGCGCCCAGTGGCGCCACTACCAAAAGGGGCTTTTGCTATTGCGCACGAGGCAACAACCTGCAATGGAGAGATGTTCGTGTCCGGAGGCTCTCTATTTTATCGTCTGCTAAGATATGACACGAAAAGAGACGACTGGGAGGAATGCCCGTTCAACAACAGCAGAAAGAAATCCACTGACATGGTAGCGTTCAAAAACTTCATCTACAGGTTTGATGTCAACCGTGACTACGGTGTCAACGTGTTCAAATACAACACCGTGGTAAAAATATGGCACAACAGTGCGTCCCTGGAGCAGACCAACCCCTTGCCCTTTCGCTGTGCTGTCATTGGCAACACCATTTACTGTGTGAACAAGTCCCAAACATTGCAGTTTGTGGTGGAAGAGGAGAATGAACAGTTTTTGCCTGAGGCACTGGCACTCAAAGCACCTGTAGAGGCAAACGGTTCCCTTGTCCCATTTGTCCTGGCTCTGCCCAAGACAGCCTGA